From a region of the Rhipicephalus microplus isolate Deutch F79 chromosome X, USDA_Rmic, whole genome shotgun sequence genome:
- the LOC119176101 gene encoding uncharacterized protein LOC119176101 — MARPAMERGCSRVCVILLYLIGMLLIIAGAVAGGFIVNYPDILFYLAIASGSSIVLGIVFVSLSACVCTRRRPPPSKDAQRKFTAPTSNGVKGSLSTDFKEASVSSREDLIGSASSSRPSDGMLNVALEKGEFFHNASIDTSNSKKALQKPVTSSPRTTKSKLVREDAVFPEPPKVAEIPLAHRSQPDSLRKAKAKNGKLPKSPASVGDFASLGFQDEDGVFGVLDAKGKPSVKGRGKVPLTAFKQTSKSVSDLDDESSFDSTTRAPQQRTATTRPETPQMEPRLAVSCHNILSEEPVRVGIAHLRQREDTVARKPPVPRKVTGIALPGMVQRAAPAGSSSQSQDDLSRVRLKPADQKPRGSLHDHGSEDGKQKLQHKSVPDFFLQGGSAKLTLLDSSSSSYGKSSRTTAPSSETPLNTSLTSYAEPVGPEDLHRCNTVGLPPAPLPKPTTSGQQFRLYTPKEDALVMDKQPLMADWAASVSSKSDTFSSDEAECQRQLSSSQELLMGGVKCLETEI; from the coding sequence ATGGCTAGGCCGGCCATGGAGCGAGGATGCTCGCGAGTGTGCGTCATACTGCTGTACCTGATTGGCATGCTGCTCATCATAGCCGGTGCCGTCGCGGGCGGCTTCATCGTTAACTACCCCGACATCCTCTTCTATCTGGCCATCGCGTCCGGGTCATCTATTGTGCTCGGAATTGTCTTTGTGTCGTTGTCCGCCTGTGTTTGCACGAGACGCAGGCCACCGCCCTCCAAGGATGCTCAGCGGAAGTTCACCGCGCCAACATCGAACGGAGTGAAGGGCAGCTTGAGTACCGACTTCAAGGAGGCGTCCGTAAGCTCGCGAGAAGATCTGATTGGCTCGGCATCATCTTCGCGGCCCAGTGACGGAATGTTGAACGTCGCGCTTGAGAAGGGCGAGTTCTTTCACAATGCTTCAATCGACACGTCCAACTCCAAAAAGGCGCTACAGAAACCCGTGACCAGCTCGCCGAGGACAACGAAGTCAAAACTCGTTCGTGAGGATGCTGTGTTCCCCGAGCCGCCCAAGGTAGCAGAAATCCCTCTTGCCCATCGCTCGCAACCAGACAGTCTCCGAAAGGCAAAGGCTAAAAATGGCAAGCTTCCCAAGTCCCCGGCAAGTGTCGGTGACTTTGCCTCATTGGGTTTTCAAGACGAAGATGGTGTCTTTGGGGTGCTGGATGCTAAGGGCAAGCCCAGCGTCAAAGGACGAGGAAAGGTGCCGTTGACGGCGTTCAAGCAGACGTCGAAGTCTGTTTCAGACCTGGACGACGAATCGTCTTTCGATTCTACCACGCGGGCTCCCCAGCAGCGCACTGCAACGACCCGTCCTGAAACACCGCAGATGGAGCCTCGGCTGGCCGTCAGCTGCCACAACATTCTAAGCGAGGAGCCTGTGCGCGTGGGCATCGCCCACCTGCGGCAGCGCGAGGACACGGTGGCCAGGAAACCTCCGGTGCCGCGCAAGGTGACCGGTATCGCGCTGCCAGGCATGGTTCAGCGCGCGGCCCCAGCCGGTTCGTCGTCGCAGAGCCAAGACGACCTCAGCCGCGTTCGCCTGAAACCAGCTGACCAGAAGCCTCGAGGTTCGCTGCACGACCACGGGTCGGAGGACGGCAAACAAAAGCTTCAGCATAAGTCTGTGCCAGACTTTTTCCTGCAGGGCGGCAGCGCCAAGCTCACTCTGCTGGACAGCAGTTCCAGTTCCTACGGCAAGTCGAGCCGAACCACGGCGCCATCTTCCGAGACGCCGCTCAACACGTCGCTGACATCGTATGCGGAGCCAGTTGGGCCCGAGGACCTGCACAGGTGCAATACAGTGGGGCTGCCGCCTGCTCCACTTCCGAAGCCGACGACGAGTGGACAGCAGTTCCGCTTGTACACGCCCAAGGAGGACGCCCTTGTGATGGACAAACAGCCTTTGATGGCTGACTGGGCGGCCAGTGTTTCTTCCAAAAGCGACACATTTTCTAGTGACGAGGCGGAATGCCAGAGACAGCTAAGCTCGTCCCAAGAGCTTCTTATGGGAGGGGTTAAGTGTCTGGAGACTGAAATATAG